In a genomic window of Zingiber officinale cultivar Zhangliang chromosome 9B, Zo_v1.1, whole genome shotgun sequence:
- the LOC122023541 gene encoding FHA domain-containing protein FHA2-like, with translation MAKGRSGGSARRGGSGDADEDDAVVGFAKLQGEDFEYYMQTYSILLGRSSKTSEVDVDLASMGSGLSISRCHARIFYDFPRRCFSLEVLGRNGCIVEGVHHQPGSPPIKLDSQDLIQMGEKMFYFLLPSQSIVDEAFPGDADDAHNDKGGGEEEGEETEEEEDEEGAAFAETGKFWKRKRIDFVDEHVGAVGHGRAAALGHSEMVKTRSRADREADNQLLLQLEEKEVISSITTLLPSLCGPGEQFPIEKLHAKLFEIYGHVWHRSRVRRYLTSEECPKREAKGRPWFGLLMLLKKYPEHFSIHTEFKGRVVSELVSLVH, from the exons ATGGCCAAGGGACGAAGCGGCGGCTCTGCACGACGCGGAGGAAGCGGCGACGCCGACGAGGACGACGCCGTTGTGGGTTTCGCAAAGCTCCAGGGCGAGGACTTTGAGTACTACATGCAGACCTACTCGATCTTGTTGGGCCGCAGCAGTAAGACGTCGGAGGTGGATGTCGACCTCGCCTCCATGGGCAGCGGCTTGAGCATTTCCCGTTGCCATGCCCGCATTTTCTATGACTTCCCTCGACGCTGCTTCTCCCTAGAGGTCCTGGGGAGGAACGGCTGCATCGTCGAGGGCGTACACCATCAGCCTGGGTCGCCGCCTATCAAGCTCGACTCCCAGGACCTCATACAGATGGGAGAAAAGATGTTCTACTTTCTTCTTCCATCCCAATCCATCGTCGACGAGGCCTTCCCAGGAGACGCTGATGATGCGCATAATGATAAGGGGGGAGGGGAGGAAGAGGGGGAGGaaacagaggaggaggaggacgaggagGGCGCTGCGTTTGCAGAAACTGGAAAGTTTTGGAAGAGGAAAAGGATCGATTTTGTCGATGAGCATGTTGGGGCTGTTGGTCATGGCAGGGCGGCTGCGCTGGGACATTCAG AAATGGTCAAGACGAGGTCAAGAGCTGACAGAGAAGCAGACAATCAACTACTGCTGCAGTTGGAAGAGAAAGAGGTCATCTCGTCTATAACTACTTTGCTGCCTAGTCTTTGTGGCCCTGGAGAACAGTTCCCCATTGAAAAACTTCATGCGAAG TTATTCGAAATCTATGGCCATGTATGGCATCGTAGCCGGGTACGAAGATATTTAACATCTGAAGAGTGTCCTAAACGTGAAGCGAAGGGTAGGCCTTGGTTTGGCTTACTGATGCTGCTAAAGAAGTATCCGGAGCACTTTTCAATTCATACAGAGTTTAAAGGAAGAGTTGTATCAGAACTTGTTTCCTTAGTTCATTAG
- the LOC122023540 gene encoding probable glycosyltransferase At5g03795: MAGKPLATSSPMSLCTIQRSLLLIAALTLICFTLISLRSLRSSPQLPLHKVSVAEYSDDLPSRGLLYSSIYHSPDVFFKDYAEMEKKFKVYIYPDGDPNTYFQTPRKLTGKYSSEGYFFQNIRESRFRTEDPDQADLFFVPISCHKMRGKGISYENMTIIVQNYVESLISKYPYWNRTLGADHFFVTCHDVGVRAFEGIPMVIKNSIRVVCSPSYDVGYIPHKDVALPQILQPFALPSGGHDIENRTILGFWAGHRNSKIRVILARVWENDTELAISNNRINRAIGELVYQKTFYRTKFCICPGGSQVNSARITDSIHYGCVPVILSNYYDLPFNDIVDWQKFSLVLKESDVYGLKSILKSVSHEKFVDLHNRLVEAQKHFEWHSPPIPYDAFHMVMYELWLRHHVIKY, from the exons ATGGCTGGAAAGCCACTCGCAACCTCCTCTCCGATGTCCCTTTGCACTATCCAGCGTTCTCTCCTCCTCATTGCCGCTCTAACCTTGATCTGCTTCACCCTTATCTCCCTCAGATCTCTTCGCTCGTCGCCGCAACTCCCCTTGCATAAG GTCTCTGTGGCTGAATATTCTGATGATCTTCCCAGCCGGGGACTGCTTTATTCCTCGATCTATCACTCTCCTGATGTTTTTTTCAAGGATTACgcagagatggagaagaaatttAAGGTATATATCTACCCGGATGGGGATCCGAATACGTACTTCCAGACGCCGAGGAAGCTAACCGGGAAGTACTCTAGTGAGGGTTATTTCTTCCAGAACATCCGGGAAAGTCGGTTTCGTACGGAGGATCCTGATCAGGCAGACCTGTTCTTCGTGCCCATATCTTGCCATAAGATGAGAGGAAAG GGAATATCTTATGAGAATATGACTATCATAGTTCAAAATTATGTTGAAAGTTTGATCAGTAAATATCCATATTGGAACAGAACCCTGGGTGCTGATCACTTTTTCGTAACATGCCATGATGTCGGTGTGAGAGCATTTGAAGGAATTCCTATGGTTATAAAAAATTCAATCCGTGTTGTCTGTTCACCTAGCTATGACGTTGGGTATATCCCACACAAGGATGTTGCTCTTCCACAAATCCTACAGCCATTTGCTCTCCCATCAGGTGGACATGACATTGAAAACAG GACTATACTAGGATTTTGGGCAGGTCATAGAAACTCAAAGATAAGAGTTATATTAGCCCGTGTATGGGAGAATGATACTGAGCTAGCCATTAGCAACAACCGTATAAACAGAGCTATTGGTGAGTTAGTCTATCAGAAGACATTCTACAGGACTAAGTTCTGTATTTGTCCAGGTGGTTCCCAAGTCAATAGTGCTCGAATAACTGACTCAATTCACTATGGATGTGTTCCAG TAATTTTATCCAATTACTATGACCTGCCATTTAATGACATTGTTGACTGGCAAAAGTTCTCTCTTGTGCTTAAGGAGAGTGATGTCTACGGGCTAAAGTCTATCCTGAAGTCTGTGTCACATGAAAAGTTTGTTGATTTACATAACCGCTTAGTTGAG GCCCAGAAACACTTTGAATGGCATTCACCTCCAATACCTTACGATGCATTTCACATGGTAATGTACGAGCTTTGGCTTAGGCACCATGTCATTAAGTACTGA
- the LOC122024000 gene encoding U-box domain-containing protein 9-like: MANSEAAEALTGFVSAARAEELKKELRRKVREISESEDCGVGTYEDAARALAALRELRSGGSVSPKEALASQRKAEEEFESAAVPKHFLCPISSELMRDPVILASGQTYDRLFIQEWFSSGNRTCPQTQQVLSDITLTPNHLVRSMISQWCMEHGITLSLLDHEQEGGLITRKERNALRGILDKISLSSIPEQKQAVRELRLLTKRNGSFRALVGESPNAIPQLLSVLSVPGLNCDLEVQEDTVTTILNLSIHESNKKIVGDDPQAIVLLIDALKTGSMETRSNSAAALFSLSALESNKAKIGEMGAMKPLVELLEQGSPSAKKDAGSAIFNLCMLHENRARALMEGVVRVLLKSIADQSLVDESLAILALLSRDQEAVEGITESGGVASMLSIVRDGVCLRNKQNNKENAAVVLFAICMHDRTKLGEIAEEEKSTGSISRLVENGTPRARRKAAGMLDKWKRTMRSTHYSC, translated from the exons ATGGCGAACTCTGAGGCGGCGGAGGCGCTGACTGGGTTCGTGTCGGCGGCGAGGGCGGAGGAGTTGAAGAAAGAGCTGCGGCGGAAGGTGAGGGAGATTTCGGAGTCGGAGGATTGCGGCGTGGGGACTTATGAGGATGCGGCCAGGGCGCTCGCGGCACTCAGGGAACTAAGGTCCGGCGGGAGCGTGAGTCCGAAGGAGGCCCTAGCGAGCCAGAGGAAGGCGGAGGAAGAGTTCGAGTCGGCGGCCGTCCCCAAGCATTTCTTGTGCCCGATCTCCTCGGAGCTGATGAGAGATCCCGTCATCCTGGCCTCCGGACAG ACCTATGACAGGCTTTTCATCCAGGAATGGTTCAGTTCTGGGAACAGGACATGCCCACAAACTCAGCAAGTCCTCTCGGACATCACCCTCACCCCTAATCACCTTGTCCGCAGCATGATCTCCCAATGGTGTATGGAACATGGCATCACTCTCTCTCTACTAGATCATGAGCAAGAAGGAGGGTTGATCACTAGGAAGGAGCGGAATGCGCTGCGTGGGATCCTCGATAAGATATCGTTGTCCTCTATTCCTGAACAAAAACAAGCAGTTAGGGAGCTCCGTCTGCTCACCAAGCGAAATGGATCGTTTCGAGCATTGGTAGGGGAGAGCCCAAATGCAATACCACAGTTGTTGTCTGTTCTATCTGTGCCGGGATTGAATTGCGACCTGGAGGTGCAGGAGGATACTGTGACCACAATACTTAACCTTTCAATCCATGAAAGCAATAAGAAGATCGTTGGTGACGACCCCCAAGCCATTGTTTTGCTTATTGATGCATTGAAGACTGGAAGTATGGAGACCCGTAGTAATTCAGCTGCGGCACTGTTTAGTTTATCCGCCCTTGAGTCCAACAAGGCCAAGATAGGGGAAATGGGTGCGATGAAACCGCTGGTTGAACTGCTAGAACAAGGCAGTCCCAGTGCCAAGAAGGATGCTGGGTCTGCAATCTTCAACCTCTGCATGCTTCACGAGAACCGGGCCAGGGCACTGATGGAAGGGGTGGTTCGTGTGCTCCTGAAGTCCATAGCGGACCAGTCACTCGTCGACGAGTCACTGGCAATCCTCGCATTGTTATCAAGAGACCAAGAGGCAGTCGAGGGGATCACCGAGTCTGGCGGCGTGGCCTCCATGCTGAGCATAGTAAGGGACGGCGTTTGCCTCCGGAACAAACAGAACAACAAAGAGAACGCAGCGGTCGTTCTGTTTGCAATTTGCATGCATGACCGGACGAAGCTTGGGGAGATCGCAGAGGAGGAGAAGTCGACTGGGAGCATCTCTCGTCTGGTTGAGAACGGCACCCCCAGGGCACGCAGGAAGGCTGCTGGAATGCTGGATAAATGGAAGAGGACCATGCGTAGCACGCATTACTCATGTTGA
- the LOC122022274 gene encoding pirin-like protein, with amino-acid sequence MMMRMMRSCCSTINNGILLRSSPIKQASNIVCFPPLFSHPKDKYWFIRSQHKSSMGDSETQGFQNPRYVVKKVLARPQHEGDGAIVRRSIGRGELRNLDPFLMLDEFSVSAPAGFPDHPHRGFETVTYMLEGAFTHQDFAGHKGTIRAGDLQWMTAGKGIIHSEMPAAPGENKGLQLWINLSSKDKMMEPRYQELQSKDISKVERDGVAVRIIAGESFGVQSPVYTQTPTMYLDFTLSPGSQVHQRIPESWNAFVYIVDGEGVFGDPSAEAAASHHALVLSAGDGVEVWNRAARPLRFVLIGGQPLKEPVVQYGPFVMNTQAQIQQAIEDYNYCKNGFEKGKHWASQQ; translated from the exons ATGATGATGAGAATGATGAGGTCTTGTTGCTCCACTATAAATAACGGTATTCTATTAAGATCCTCACCAATCAAACAAGCCTCCAACATAGTTTGTTTCCCTCCTCTCTTTTCTCATCCTAAAGACAAGTACTGGTTCATCAGAAGCCAGCACAAGAGTTCCATGGGAGACAGTGAAACCCAAGGCTTTCAGAATCCTAGATATGTGGTCAAGAAGGTACTTGCCAGGCCGCAACACGAAGGTGATGGAGCCATTGTTAGGAGGAGCATTGGAAG GGGAGAACTAAGAAACTTGGATCCATTTCTGATGCTGGATGAGTTTTCTG TATCGGCTCCAGCTGGGTTTCCTGATCATCCTCATAGAG GTTTTGAGACCGTCACTTATATGctggag GGagccttcactcaccaagattttgcAGGGCATAAGGGCACCATCAGAGCGGGAGATCTGCAG TGGATGACTGCTGGTAAAGGAATTATTCACTCAGAAATGCCTGCTGCGCCTGGAGAGAACAAAGGGTTGCAGCTCTGGATCAATCTCTCCTCCAAGGACAAAAT GATGGAGCCGAGATACCAAGAGCTACAAAGCAAAGACATAAGCAAGGTGGAAAGGGATGGCGTTGCCGTCCGCATCATCGCCGGCGAATCCTTCGGCGTCCAGTCACCCGTCTACACCCAGACTCCAACAATGTACCTAGACTTCACCTTAAGCCCCGGATCCCAAGTTCATCAGCGGATCCCGGAGTCATGGAACGCCTTCGTCTACATCGTGGACGGCGAGGGCGTGTTCGGGGACCCGAGCGCCGAGGCGGCGGCGAGCCACCACGCGCTGGTGCTGAGCGCCGGCGATGGGGTAGAGGTGTGGAACAGGGCGGCCAGGCCGCTGAGGTTCGTACTCATCGGCGGGCAGCCGCTGAAGGAGCCGGTGGTGCAGTACGGGCCGTTCGTGATGAACACGCAGGCGCAGATCCAGCAGGCGATTGAAGACTACAACTACTGCAAGAACGGGTTCGAGAAGGGGAAGCACTGGGCCTCGCAGCAGTGA